The Marinobacter halotolerans genome includes a window with the following:
- the sufB gene encoding Fe-S cluster assembly protein SufB: MATTDKEVSELVKREYEHGFVTDIESDTFEPGLNEEIIARLSGIKNEPEWMLEWRLKAYRRWLEMEEPDWAHVGYPKVDYNSISYYSAPKRPEDMPQSLDEVDPELLRTYEKLGIPLHEREKLAGVAVDAVFDSVSVATTFKEPLAKAGVIFCSISEAIQDYPELVKKYLGSVVPAGDNFFAGLNSAVFSDGTFVYVPKGVRCPMELSTYFRINAANTGQFERTLIIAEDSSYVSYLEGCTAPMRDENQLHAAVVELVALDDAQIKYSTVQNWYPGDENGKGGIFNFVTKRGAAIGKNSKISWTQVETGSAVTWKYPSCILRGDNSVGEFYSVALTNNYQQADTGTKMIHLGKNTSSTIISKGISAGKSSNAYRGLVKFGPGAEGARNFTQCDSLLIGDRCGAHTFPYIESKNKSAIVEHEATTSKVSDEQMFLCRQRGIDPEQAVSMIVNGFCKEVFKELPMEFAVEAGKLLEVSLEGSVG, encoded by the coding sequence ATGGCGACCACCGATAAAGAGGTAAGCGAGCTGGTCAAACGGGAATACGAACACGGTTTCGTGACTGATATAGAGTCCGACACCTTCGAACCCGGTTTGAACGAAGAGATAATCGCACGCCTTTCCGGCATCAAAAATGAACCGGAGTGGATGCTGGAGTGGCGTTTGAAAGCCTATCGTCGCTGGCTGGAGATGGAAGAGCCGGACTGGGCCCATGTCGGCTATCCGAAAGTCGACTACAACTCGATTTCCTATTATTCCGCGCCCAAACGCCCGGAAGATATGCCCCAAAGCCTGGATGAAGTGGATCCGGAGCTGCTGCGCACCTATGAAAAACTGGGCATTCCCCTGCACGAGCGCGAAAAACTCGCCGGCGTGGCGGTAGACGCCGTGTTTGACTCGGTTTCAGTGGCAACCACCTTCAAAGAGCCGCTGGCCAAAGCCGGCGTGATCTTCTGCTCAATTTCCGAGGCCATTCAGGACTATCCTGAGCTGGTAAAAAAGTATCTCGGTTCTGTGGTGCCCGCTGGCGACAACTTCTTTGCCGGCCTGAACTCGGCAGTTTTCTCCGACGGCACCTTCGTGTATGTGCCTAAAGGCGTGCGCTGCCCCATGGAGCTGTCCACCTATTTCCGCATCAACGCGGCCAACACCGGACAGTTCGAGCGCACCCTGATCATCGCCGAAGACAGCAGTTATGTGAGCTACCTGGAAGGCTGCACCGCTCCCATGCGTGATGAGAACCAGCTTCACGCCGCGGTAGTTGAGCTGGTGGCATTGGATGATGCCCAGATCAAGTACTCCACGGTGCAGAACTGGTATCCGGGCGACGAAAACGGCAAGGGCGGTATTTTCAACTTCGTGACCAAGCGTGGCGCCGCCATTGGCAAGAACTCCAAGATATCCTGGACCCAGGTCGAGACCGGCTCCGCCGTGACCTGGAAATACCCCAGCTGCATTCTGCGGGGCGACAACAGCGTTGGCGAGTTCTACTCCGTGGCACTGACCAACAACTACCAGCAGGCGGATACCGGCACCAAGATGATTCACCTGGGCAAGAACACGTCCAGCACCATCATTTCCAAGGGCATTTCCGCCGGCAAGAGTTCCAATGCCTATCGCGGGCTGGTGAAGTTCGGCCCCGGTGCGGAGGGTGCGCGCAACTTTACCCAGTGCGATTCGCTGTTGATCGGCGACCGCTGCGGGGCGCACACCTTCCCCTATATCGAGAGCAAGAATAAATCGGCCATCGTTGAGCACGAAGCCACCACCTCCAAGGTCAGCGACGAGCAGATGTTCCTCTGCCGGCAGCGCGGTATCGACCCGGAGCAGGCGGTTTCCATGATCGTCAACGGCTTCTGCAAGGAAGTGTTCAAGGAACTGCCCATGGAGTTCGCCGTTGAGGCAGGCAAGCTGCTTGAGGTGAGCCTGGAAGGTTCGGTCGGTTAA
- the sufC gene encoding Fe-S cluster assembly ATPase SufC produces MLSIKNLHASVGGEEILKGINLEIKAGEVHAIMGPNGSGKSTLSQVLAGSETFEVTQGEITLNGENLLELETEERAREGVFLAFQYPVEIPGVSNLQFLRTAVNAMRLHRGESEMNAAEFMKHAKEVSKQVDLDPAFLKRGVNEGFSGGEKKRNEILQALLLQPKLAILDETDSGLDIDALHVVSDGVNALRAKDRAILMVTHYQRLLNHIVPDYVHVLAGGKIVKSGGRELAHELEERGYGWLGVKDEEATASSSAS; encoded by the coding sequence ATGCTGAGCATCAAGAACCTGCACGCATCCGTTGGGGGTGAAGAAATCCTCAAGGGCATCAACCTGGAAATCAAAGCCGGGGAAGTCCACGCCATCATGGGCCCCAACGGCTCTGGCAAAAGCACCCTGTCGCAGGTGCTGGCAGGCAGCGAGACCTTCGAGGTAACTCAGGGCGAAATCACGCTCAACGGTGAGAACCTGCTGGAGCTGGAAACCGAAGAGCGGGCCCGTGAGGGCGTGTTCCTGGCGTTCCAGTATCCGGTAGAAATTCCCGGCGTCAGCAACCTCCAGTTTCTGCGCACCGCTGTGAACGCCATGCGCCTGCACCGTGGCGAGTCAGAAATGAACGCGGCGGAATTCATGAAGCATGCGAAGGAAGTATCAAAGCAGGTCGATCTGGACCCGGCTTTCCTCAAGCGCGGCGTGAACGAAGGTTTCTCCGGTGGTGAGAAGAAGCGTAACGAGATTCTGCAGGCATTGTTGCTTCAACCGAAACTGGCCATTCTGGACGAAACCGACTCCGGCCTGGATATCGACGCCCTTCACGTTGTCTCAGACGGCGTGAATGCGCTGCGCGCCAAGGACCGGGCCATCCTGATGGTGACCCACTACCAGCGCCTGCTGAACCACATTGTGCCCGACTACGTTCACGTGCTGGCCGGTGGCAAGATCGTCAAATCCGGTGGCCGCGAGCTGGCTCACGAACTGGAAGAGCGCGGTTACGGTTGGCTCGGCGTGAAAGACGAAGAAGCTACCGCCAGCTCATCTGCCAGTTAA
- the sufD gene encoding Fe-S cluster assembly protein SufD yields the protein MKSAPTLSSAFLEPAGHYLPGPLLELRKQRGTALVDMPLPTRKTENWKYSSRHLKLSDELATTLPSSGKEGASLSMPGYRVVFRNGVMVPEASDFPDMPGIRIQRFCDLNDQDAAALAERLDNTLDSRAVQMARLNSARFEDGLFIQLDKEAVLDQPLFIIHEVTASSVGSAYPRIYVDAARHSQMTLVEEYISSGSEPVMVNTVTEFMLAEGAQITGVRLTIEGESVQHIGATGVRQAASSRFENHCVGFGGPLRRHDLQVRLEGEGAECKLNGVVVTQGQQHYDNHTSIEHVAAHCDSEETYRNIAADQSHAIFNGRIHIHQDAQKSNANMNNKNLLLSTGAEIDTKPELEIYADDVKCAHGATIGQLDKTSLFYLVSRGIGRREANTLLTMAFINELVEQIPVETVRDAVQLRLNDFFNQTFQEV from the coding sequence ATGAAGTCAGCACCAACGCTTTCCAGCGCCTTTCTTGAACCGGCCGGCCATTACCTGCCCGGCCCGCTGCTTGAGCTGCGCAAACAACGGGGCACGGCTCTGGTGGATATGCCACTGCCAACCCGCAAAACCGAAAACTGGAAGTACTCCAGCCGCCATCTGAAGCTTTCGGATGAGCTTGCCACCACACTGCCATCCTCCGGCAAGGAAGGCGCCAGCCTTTCCATGCCAGGCTACCGAGTCGTGTTCCGCAACGGGGTGATGGTGCCGGAGGCCAGCGATTTTCCGGATATGCCCGGCATCCGTATCCAGCGTTTCTGTGACCTGAACGATCAGGACGCGGCGGCCCTGGCCGAGCGCCTGGACAACACTCTGGACAGCCGGGCCGTTCAGATGGCCCGGCTGAACTCCGCCCGCTTTGAAGATGGCCTGTTCATCCAGCTTGATAAAGAAGCCGTGCTTGACCAGCCGCTTTTCATCATTCACGAAGTAACTGCTTCGTCCGTCGGCTCGGCCTACCCACGTATTTATGTGGACGCCGCAAGGCACAGCCAGATGACGCTGGTGGAAGAGTACATCTCCAGCGGCAGTGAACCGGTAATGGTCAACACGGTGACAGAATTCATGCTCGCTGAAGGCGCGCAGATTACCGGAGTGCGCCTGACCATCGAAGGCGAAAGCGTTCAGCACATCGGTGCAACCGGCGTTCGCCAGGCGGCCAGTTCACGCTTTGAAAACCACTGCGTGGGCTTTGGTGGCCCGTTGCGCCGGCACGACCTGCAGGTTCGCCTTGAAGGCGAGGGCGCCGAGTGCAAACTTAACGGCGTGGTGGTTACCCAGGGTCAGCAGCATTACGACAACCACACCTCGATCGAGCACGTGGCGGCCCACTGCGACAGCGAAGAAACCTATCGCAACATCGCAGCGGACCAGTCCCACGCGATTTTCAACGGCCGCATCCATATCCACCAGGATGCTCAGAAATCCAACGCCAATATGAACAACAAGAACCTGTTGCTCTCCACCGGCGCGGAAATCGACACCAAGCCCGAACTGGAAATCTACGCCGACGACGTAAAATGCGCCCACGGCGCAACCATCGGACAGCTGGACAAAACCTCGCTGTTCTATCTGGTGTCCCGTGGCATCGGCCGTCGCGAGGCCAACACCTTGTTGACCATGGCATTCATCAACGAACTGGTGGAACAGATTCCTGTCGAAACGGTGCGCGATGCCGTACAGCTTCGGCTGAATGACTTTTTCAATCAGACGTTTCAGGAGGTCTGA
- a CDS encoding aminotransferase class V-fold PLP-dependent enzyme, which translates to MNDLSMAKTAPQTRFDVDAVRRDFPILSQEINGNPLVYLDNGASAQKPVAVLDAMDRYYRQMHSNVHRGAHTLGDRATTAFEGARETVRAFLNADSTREIIWTRGTTEAINLVANGMAERLKPGDEILVSHMEHHANIVPWQMIAERTGAKVVPIQVTPEGELDLDSFNDLLGEKTRVLALTHVSNVLGTINPVAALIQQAKALGVITVIDGAQAVPHFQPDVQALGCDFYMFSGHKLFGPTGIGVLYGKAHLLEEMPPYQGGGEMIERVSFERTTWNTLPYKFEAGTAPIAEAVGLGAAIDYLNDFDREAMEAAEDALLARAHELVETVPGMQIIGTAAKKVPVMSFKIDGLHPSDIGTLLDQQGIAIRTGHHCAMPLMDFYGVPGTARASFAFYNTIEEVEKLFAALQKIQRLFA; encoded by the coding sequence ATGAACGATCTTTCCATGGCCAAGACAGCACCCCAGACCCGTTTCGACGTTGATGCCGTACGCCGTGATTTTCCGATCCTGAGCCAGGAAATCAACGGCAATCCGCTGGTGTATCTGGATAACGGCGCCTCGGCCCAGAAGCCGGTGGCGGTGCTGGATGCCATGGATCGTTATTATCGGCAAATGCATTCCAACGTGCACCGTGGCGCCCATACCCTGGGTGATCGTGCCACCACTGCGTTCGAAGGCGCACGGGAAACCGTCAGAGCCTTCCTTAATGCAGACAGCACCCGCGAAATCATCTGGACCCGCGGTACCACCGAGGCGATCAACCTGGTCGCCAATGGCATGGCCGAGCGCCTGAAACCCGGTGACGAGATCCTGGTGAGCCACATGGAGCACCACGCCAACATCGTGCCCTGGCAGATGATTGCCGAGCGCACCGGCGCTAAAGTTGTACCGATTCAGGTGACGCCCGAGGGCGAATTGGACCTGGATTCGTTTAACGATCTGCTTGGCGAAAAAACCAGGGTTCTGGCGCTTACCCACGTATCCAACGTGCTGGGCACTATCAATCCGGTTGCCGCGCTGATCCAGCAGGCCAAGGCACTGGGTGTGATTACCGTTATCGACGGTGCCCAGGCGGTGCCGCATTTCCAGCCCGATGTGCAGGCACTGGGATGCGATTTCTACATGTTTTCCGGCCACAAGCTGTTCGGGCCCACGGGCATCGGTGTGCTTTACGGAAAAGCCCATCTTCTCGAGGAAATGCCTCCCTACCAGGGCGGTGGCGAGATGATCGAGCGGGTGTCTTTCGAGCGCACCACCTGGAACACCCTGCCCTATAAATTTGAAGCCGGCACGGCACCGATCGCCGAAGCCGTGGGGCTGGGCGCAGCCATTGACTACCTGAACGACTTTGATCGCGAAGCCATGGAAGCAGCGGAGGATGCACTGCTGGCCAGGGCCCATGAGCTGGTCGAGACCGTTCCCGGCATGCAGATCATCGGTACAGCCGCAAAGAAAGTGCCGGTCATGTCCTTTAAAATCGACGGACTGCACCCCAGTGATATAGGCACTCTGCTGGACCAGCAGGGCATTGCCATTCGTACCGGCCACCATTGCGCTATGCCGCTGATGGACTTTTACGGGGTACCCGGTACAGCCCGGGCCTCTTTTGCGTTCTACAATACAATTGAAGAAGTTGAAAAACTCTTCGCCGCGCTGCAAAAAATTCAGCGCCTGTTTGCCTGA